The Nocardioides sp. S-1144 genome includes a region encoding these proteins:
- the rplO gene encoding 50S ribosomal protein L15 has protein sequence MTLKLHHLRPAPGAKKAKTRVGRGEGSKGKTSGRGTKGTKARYQVPVAFEGGQMPIHMRLPKLKGFRNPFKVEFQVVNLDRISSLYPEGGDIDVASLVERGAVRKGLPVKVLGQGDLTVKVSVTAQAFSASAKEKIEAAGGSVTVA, from the coding sequence ATGACGCTCAAGCTGCACCACCTGCGCCCGGCTCCGGGCGCCAAGAAGGCCAAGACCCGCGTCGGACGCGGTGAGGGCTCCAAGGGCAAGACCTCCGGTCGCGGTACCAAGGGCACCAAGGCCCGCTACCAGGTGCCGGTCGCGTTCGAGGGTGGCCAGATGCCCATCCACATGCGGCTGCCCAAGCTGAAGGGGTTCCGCAACCCCTTCAAGGTCGAGTTCCAGGTCGTCAACCTCGACCGGATCAGCTCGCTCTACCCCGAGGGTGGCGACATCGACGTCGCCTCGCTCGTGGAGCGCGGCGCGGTCCGCAAGGGTCTGCCGGTCAAGGTCCTCGGTCAGGGCGACCTGACCGTCAAGGTCTCGGTCACCGCCCAGGCCTTCTCGGCCTCGGCCAAGGAGAAGATCGAGGCCGCTGGCGGCTCGGTCACCGTGGCCTGA
- the rpmD gene encoding 50S ribosomal protein L30 — MAQLKIQQNKSTIGCKANQRETVRSLGLKRIGDVVVKEDRPEIRGMVHTVRHLVTVEEVE, encoded by the coding sequence ATGGCGCAGCTCAAGATCCAGCAGAACAAGTCCACCATCGGGTGCAAGGCCAACCAGCGCGAGACCGTTCGCTCGCTGGGCCTCAAGCGCATCGGTGACGTGGTCGTCAAGGAGGACCGTCCGGAGATCCGGGGCATGGTCCACACCGTCCGTCACCTGGTGACGGTCGAGGAGGTCGAGTGA
- the rplR gene encoding 50S ribosomal protein L18: protein MAIKIKQQKHASKRLQSRLKRQVRGRKRISGTDERPRLVVTRSTKHITVQVVDDLVGKTLVSASTMEADLRSLDGDKTAKATRVGELVAERAKAQGVDAVVFDRAGNKYHGRIAALADGARSGGLTF, encoded by the coding sequence ATGGCCATCAAGATCAAGCAGCAGAAGCACGCCTCCAAGCGGCTGCAGTCGCGGCTCAAGCGTCAGGTCCGCGGTCGCAAGCGGATCAGCGGCACCGACGAGCGCCCGCGCCTGGTCGTGACGCGTTCGACCAAGCACATCACCGTCCAGGTCGTCGACGACCTGGTGGGCAAGACCCTCGTGTCCGCCTCCACCATGGAGGCCGACCTCCGGTCCCTCGACGGCGACAAGACCGCCAAGGCGACCCGGGTCGGTGAGCTCGTGGCCGAGCGCGCCAAGGCCCAGGGCGTCGACGCCGTGGTCTTCGACCGCGCCGGCAACAAGTACCACGGCCGGATCGCGGCCCTGGCTGACGGGGCCCGCTCCGGCGGACTCACGTTCTAG
- the rplF gene encoding 50S ribosomal protein L6 — protein MSRIGKLPVAVPSGVDVAINGPLVTVKGPKGTLSHTVAAPIVVEKGDDGVLDVKRPDDERISKSLHGLTRTLVNNMVVGVTDGYEKKLEIVGVGYRVLSKGPTQLEFQLGYSHPIIFDAPEGITFTVESPTKLGVVGIDKQLVGEIAANIRKLRKPEPYKGKGVRYSGEHIRRKVGKAGK, from the coding sequence ATGTCGCGTATTGGCAAGCTCCCCGTCGCGGTCCCGTCCGGTGTCGACGTGGCTATCAACGGCCCGCTCGTGACCGTCAAGGGCCCCAAGGGCACCCTGTCGCACACCGTCGCCGCACCGATCGTGGTCGAGAAGGGTGACGACGGCGTCCTCGACGTCAAGCGCCCCGACGACGAGCGCATCAGCAAGTCCCTCCACGGCCTGACCCGCACGCTGGTCAACAACATGGTCGTGGGCGTCACCGACGGCTACGAGAAGAAGCTCGAGATCGTCGGCGTCGGCTACCGCGTCCTGTCGAAGGGCCCGACCCAGCTGGAGTTCCAGCTCGGCTACTCGCACCCGATCATCTTCGACGCCCCCGAGGGCATCACCTTCACCGTCGAGAGCCCCACCAAGCTCGGCGTGGTGGGCATCGACAAGCAGCTGGTCGGCGAGATCGCCGCCAACATCCGCAAGCTTCGCAAGCCCGAGCCCTACAAGGGCAAGGGTGTCCGGTACTCCGGCGAGCACATCCGCCGCAAGGTCGGAAAGGCTGGTAAGTAG
- the rpsH gene encoding 30S ribosomal protein S8 — MTMTDPIADMLTRLRNANQAFHDEVSMPYSKLKQGVAEILKQEGYIASFDVTDNEGPGQTLTITLKYGRNRERSLAGVRRISKPGLRVYAKHTGLPKVLGGLGVAIISTSQGLLTDRQANQKGVGGEVLAYVW; from the coding sequence ATGACGATGACTGACCCGATCGCAGACATGCTCACGCGTCTGCGCAACGCCAACCAGGCGTTCCACGACGAGGTCTCCATGCCCTACAGCAAGCTCAAGCAGGGCGTCGCGGAGATCCTCAAGCAGGAGGGCTACATCGCCTCCTTCGACGTGACCGACAACGAGGGCCCCGGCCAGACGCTGACGATCACCCTCAAGTACGGCCGCAACCGCGAGCGCTCGCTCGCCGGCGTCCGCCGCATCAGCAAGCCCGGCCTGCGCGTCTACGCCAAGCACACCGGCCTGCCCAAGGTGCTCGGCGGACTCGGCGTCGCGATCATCTCGACCAGCCAGGGCCTGCTCACCGACCGCCAGGCCAACCAGAAGGGCGTGGGCGGAGAAGTCCTCGCCTACGTCTGGTGA
- a CDS encoding type Z 30S ribosomal protein S14, giving the protein MAKTSLKVKAARKPKFAVRGYTRCQRCGRPKAVYRKFGLCRICLREMAHRGELPGVTKSSW; this is encoded by the coding sequence ATGGCGAAGACCTCGCTCAAGGTCAAGGCCGCGCGCAAGCCGAAGTTCGCCGTCCGCGGCTACACCCGCTGCCAGCGCTGCGGCCGCCCGAAGGCCGTCTACAGGAAGTTCGGCCTGTGCCGCATCTGCCTGCGCGAGATGGCTCACCGCGGCGAGCTGCCCGGCGTCACCAAGTCCTCCTGGTGA
- the rplE gene encoding 50S ribosomal protein L5, whose protein sequence is MTEGAVAEKVTPRLKTRYREEILPALKSEFEIANVMQVPGLVKIVVNMGVGEAARDSKLIEGAIRDLTAITGQKPAVTKARKSIAQFKLREGMPIGCHVTLRGDRMWEFLDRLLSLALPRIRDFRGLNPGQFDGNGNYTFGLTEQVMFHEIDQDKVDRQRGMDITIVTTATTNDQGRALLKQLGFPFKEN, encoded by the coding sequence ATGACTGAGGGAGCAGTGGCCGAGAAGGTCACCCCGCGTCTCAAGACGCGCTACCGCGAGGAGATCCTCCCGGCGCTCAAGTCGGAGTTCGAGATCGCGAACGTCATGCAGGTCCCCGGCCTGGTCAAGATCGTCGTCAACATGGGCGTCGGCGAGGCCGCGCGCGACTCGAAGCTGATCGAGGGCGCCATCCGCGACCTCACCGCGATCACCGGTCAGAAGCCGGCCGTCACCAAGGCCCGCAAGTCGATCGCCCAGTTCAAGCTGCGCGAGGGCATGCCGATCGGCTGCCACGTCACGCTGCGCGGCGACCGCATGTGGGAGTTCCTCGACCGCCTCCTGTCGCTGGCGCTCCCGCGCATCCGCGACTTCCGCGGTCTGAACCCGGGCCAGTTCGACGGCAACGGCAACTACACCTTCGGCCTCACCGAGCAGGTCATGTTCCACGAGATCGACCAGGACAAGGTCGACCGCCAGCGCGGCATGGACATCACCATCGTCACGACGGCCACCACCAACGACCAGGGTCGCGCGCTGCTCAAGCAGCTCGGCTTCCCCTTCAAGGAGAACTGA
- the rplX gene encoding 50S ribosomal protein L24 translates to MTKKVGKINIKKGDTVKVIAGKDKGAEGKVIKVLREEDRVIVEGVNRVKRHTKVVNQGGRGGNTGGIITVEAPIHVSNVMLVDGDGVTRIGFRRDEVTKRRPDGSTYLGERSVRISRKTGKEI, encoded by the coding sequence ATGACCAAGAAGGTCGGCAAGATCAACATCAAGAAGGGCGACACCGTCAAGGTGATCGCAGGCAAGGACAAGGGCGCCGAGGGCAAGGTCATCAAGGTGCTCCGCGAGGAGGACCGCGTGATCGTCGAGGGTGTCAACCGCGTCAAGCGGCACACCAAGGTCGTCAACCAGGGCGGTCGCGGCGGCAACACCGGCGGCATCATCACCGTCGAGGCCCCGATCCACGTCTCGAACGTCATGCTCGTCGACGGTGACGGCGTCACCCGCATCGGCTTCCGCCGCGACGAGGTCACCAAGCGTCGCCCCGACGGGTCGACCTACCTCGGCGAGCGCAGCGTCCGCATCTCGCGCAAGACCGGCAAGGAGATCTGA
- the rplN gene encoding 50S ribosomal protein L14, with the protein MIQQESRLKVADNTGAKEILCIRVLGGSGRRYAGIGDVIVATVKDAIPGGNVKKGDVVKAVIVRTVKERRRADGSYIRFDENAAVILKTDGEPRGTRIFGPVGRELREKRFMKIISLAPEVL; encoded by the coding sequence GTGATTCAGCAGGAGTCGCGACTCAAGGTCGCCGACAACACGGGTGCCAAGGAGATCCTCTGCATCCGCGTGCTCGGAGGCTCGGGTCGCCGCTACGCCGGCATCGGTGACGTCATCGTCGCCACCGTCAAGGACGCGATCCCCGGTGGCAACGTCAAGAAGGGCGACGTCGTCAAGGCCGTCATCGTCCGGACCGTCAAGGAGCGCCGTCGCGCCGACGGTTCCTACATCCGCTTCGACGAGAACGCCGCCGTCATCCTCAAGACCGACGGCGAGCCGCGCGGCACGCGCATCTTCGGCCCCGTCGGCCGCGAGCTGCGCGAGAAGCGCTTCATGAAGATCATCTCGCTCGCCCCGGAGGTGCTGTGA
- the rpsQ gene encoding 30S ribosomal protein S17, with product MSDSTSTPATEGRNARKTREGLVVSDKMDKTVVVEVEDRVKHALYGKVMRRTSRLKAHDENNECGTGDRVLIMETRPLSATKRWRLVQVLEKAK from the coding sequence ATGAGCGACAGCACCAGCACCCCGGCGACCGAGGGCCGCAACGCCCGCAAGACCCGCGAGGGTCTCGTCGTCAGCGACAAGATGGACAAGACCGTCGTGGTCGAGGTCGAGGACCGCGTCAAGCACGCGCTCTACGGCAAGGTCATGCGCCGCACCAGCCGGCTCAAGGCCCACGACGAGAACAACGAGTGCGGCACCGGCGACCGGGTCCTGATCATGGAGACCCGTCCGCTGTCGGCCACCAAGCGTTGGCGCCTCGTCCAGGTCCTCGAGAAGGCCAAGTAG
- the rpmC gene encoding 50S ribosomal protein L29, whose amino-acid sequence MSRDTKAHELDELNDVDLESKLRESKEELFNLRFQAATGQLESHGRLRTVKKDIARIYTVVRERELGIRTAPGTKDEATA is encoded by the coding sequence ATGAGCCGCGACACGAAGGCCCACGAGCTCGACGAGCTCAACGACGTCGACCTCGAGTCGAAGCTGCGCGAGTCGAAGGAGGAGCTGTTCAACCTCCGCTTCCAGGCCGCGACCGGCCAGCTCGAGAGCCACGGTCGGCTCCGCACGGTCAAGAAGGACATCGCCCGGATCTACACCGTGGTGCGCGAGCGCGAGCTCGGCATCCGGACCGCCCCGGGCACGAAGGACGAGGCAACCGCATGA
- the rplP gene encoding 50S ribosomal protein L16 → MLMPRRVKHRKQHHPNRRGSAKGGTTLAFGDFGIQAIEGHYVTNRQIESARIAMTRHIKRGGKVWINIYPDRPLTKKPAETRMGSGKGSPEWWIANVKPGRVMFELSGVDEETAREAMRRAIHKLPMKCRFITREAGEF, encoded by the coding sequence ATGCTGATGCCTCGCCGCGTCAAGCACCGCAAGCAGCACCACCCCAACCGCCGTGGATCGGCGAAGGGTGGCACGACGCTGGCCTTCGGTGACTTCGGCATCCAGGCGATCGAGGGTCACTACGTGACCAACCGGCAGATCGAGTCGGCCCGTATCGCGATGACCCGCCACATCAAGCGTGGTGGCAAGGTCTGGATCAACATCTACCCCGATCGTCCGCTCACCAAGAAGCCCGCCGAGACCCGCATGGGTTCCGGCAAGGGCTCGCCCGAGTGGTGGATCGCCAACGTCAAGCCCGGCCGTGTCATGTTCGAGCTCTCCGGAGTCGACGAGGAGACCGCTCGCGAGGCCATGCGCCGCGCGATCCACAAGCTCCCCATGAAGTGCCGCTTCATCACCCGAGAGGCCGGTGAGTTCTGA
- the rpsC gene encoding 30S ribosomal protein S3, which yields MGQKINPNGFRLGISTDHKSRWYADKLYKAYVGEDVAIRKLLSKGMERAGISKVEIERTRDRVRVDIHTARPGIVIGRRGAEADRIRGELEKLTGKQVQLNILEVKAPEMDAQLVAQGVAEQLAGRVQFRRAMRKAMQTTMRSGAKGIRIQCSGRLNGAEMSRTEFYREGRVPLHTLRADIDYGFYEAKTTFGRIGVKVWIYKGEVAGTRAERQAQAAARAGVPGRGGSNRPQRGGERPSRGTRPTRSDRTDAPDTTEAPAGGNTALATPSAETPGQEG from the coding sequence ATGGGCCAGAAGATCAACCCGAACGGCTTCCGCCTCGGCATCAGCACCGACCACAAGTCCCGCTGGTACGCCGACAAGCTCTACAAGGCCTACGTCGGCGAGGACGTCGCGATCCGCAAGCTGCTCTCCAAGGGCATGGAGCGGGCCGGCATCTCCAAGGTCGAGATCGAGCGCACCCGTGACCGCGTGCGCGTCGACATCCACACCGCCCGCCCGGGCATCGTCATCGGTCGCCGCGGCGCCGAGGCCGACCGGATCCGTGGCGAGCTCGAGAAGCTGACCGGCAAGCAGGTCCAGCTGAACATCCTCGAGGTCAAGGCCCCGGAGATGGACGCCCAGCTCGTCGCCCAGGGAGTCGCCGAGCAGCTCGCCGGCCGCGTGCAGTTCCGCCGCGCGATGCGCAAGGCGATGCAGACCACGATGCGCTCGGGTGCCAAGGGCATCCGGATCCAGTGCTCGGGTCGGCTCAACGGTGCCGAGATGTCGCGCACCGAGTTCTACCGCGAGGGTCGCGTCCCGCTGCACACGCTGCGTGCCGACATCGACTACGGCTTCTACGAGGCCAAGACCACCTTCGGTCGCATCGGCGTGAAGGTCTGGATCTACAAGGGCGAGGTCGCCGGCACCCGTGCCGAGCGCCAGGCCCAGGCCGCAGCCCGCGCCGGCGTCCCCGGCCGCGGCGGCAGCAACCGCCCGCAGCGTGGTGGCGAGCGCCCGAGCCGTGGCACCCGCCCGACGCGCAGCGACCGCACCGACGCACCCGACACCACCGAGGCTCCCGCCGGCGGCAACACCGCCCTGGCGACGCCGTCGGCCGAGACCCCCGGTCAGGAGGGCTGA
- the rplV gene encoding 50S ribosomal protein L22, with product MSTTERHRTSARRDSLLGDQPGAFASARFQRITPMKARRVVDMVRGLPVDQALSLLQFAPQAASETVYKVLESAVANAETTEGLDTGDLVVSVAMVDEGPTMKRWRPRAQGRATRINKRTSHITLVVQPALALKNGRSA from the coding sequence ATGTCTACCACCGAGCGTCACCGCACCAGCGCGCGCCGCGACTCCCTGCTGGGTGACCAGCCGGGTGCCTTCGCGAGTGCCCGCTTCCAGCGGATCACCCCGATGAAGGCCCGCCGTGTCGTCGACATGGTCCGCGGCCTCCCGGTCGACCAGGCCCTGTCGCTGCTGCAGTTCGCACCGCAGGCCGCCTCCGAGACCGTCTACAAGGTCCTCGAGAGCGCCGTCGCCAACGCCGAGACCACCGAGGGCCTCGACACCGGCGACCTCGTCGTCTCGGTCGCCATGGTCGACGAGGGCCCCACGATGAAGCGGTGGCGGCCGCGTGCGCAGGGTCGTGCGACCCGGATCAACAAGCGCACCAGCCACATCACGCTCGTCGTCCAGCCCGCGTTGGCTCTGAAGAACGGAAGGAGTGCCTGA
- the rpsS gene encoding 30S ribosomal protein S19 has product MPRSLKKGPFIDDHLQKKVDAENAKGSHNVIKTWSRRSMITPDFIGHTIAVHDGRKHVPVFVTDSMVGHKLGEFAPTRTYRGHVKEDRKGRRR; this is encoded by the coding sequence ATGCCTCGCAGCCTCAAGAAGGGTCCGTTCATCGACGACCACCTTCAGAAGAAGGTGGACGCCGAGAACGCCAAGGGCTCTCACAACGTCATCAAGACCTGGTCGCGTCGTTCGATGATCACCCCGGACTTCATCGGGCACACGATCGCCGTCCACGACGGTCGCAAGCACGTCCCGGTCTTCGTCACCGACTCGATGGTCGGTCACAAGCTGGGCGAGTTCGCGCCCACCCGCACCTACCGCGGGCACGTCAAGGAAGACCGGAAGGGGCGTCGTCGCTGA
- the rplB gene encoding 50S ribosomal protein L2, giving the protein MAIRKYKPTTPGRRGSSVADFVEITRTTPEKSLTRPLPKKGGRNNQGRITTRHQGGGHKRAYRIIDFRRYDKDGVPAKVAHIEYDPNRTARIALLHYSDGEKRYIVAPKDLTQGTRVESGPTADIKPGNNLPLRNIPVGTTIHCIELRPGGGAKIARSAGISAQLVAREGSRATVRMPSGEMRFVDVRCRATVGEVGNAEQSNINWGKAGRMRWKGKRPTVRGVVMNPVDHPHGGGEGKTSGGRHPVSPWGKPEGRTRKRKASDSQIIRRRKSGKNKR; this is encoded by the coding sequence ATGGCAATCCGCAAGTACAAGCCGACCACCCCGGGCCGTCGTGGCTCGTCGGTCGCCGACTTCGTCGAGATCACCCGGACCACGCCCGAGAAGTCCCTGACGCGTCCGCTGCCCAAGAAGGGCGGCCGCAACAACCAGGGCCGGATCACCACCCGCCACCAGGGCGGTGGCCACAAGCGTGCCTACCGGATCATCGACTTCCGTCGCTACGACAAGGACGGCGTGCCGGCCAAGGTCGCTCACATCGAGTACGACCCCAACCGCACCGCCCGCATCGCCCTGCTGCACTACTCCGACGGCGAGAAGCGCTACATCGTCGCGCCGAAGGACCTCACCCAGGGCACCCGCGTGGAGTCCGGCCCCACGGCCGACATCAAGCCCGGCAACAACCTGCCGCTGCGCAACATCCCGGTCGGTACGACGATCCACTGCATCGAGCTCCGCCCCGGCGGCGGTGCCAAGATCGCCCGCTCCGCCGGCATCAGCGCCCAGCTCGTCGCCCGTGAGGGCTCGCGCGCCACGGTCCGCATGCCCTCGGGCGAGATGCGCTTCGTCGACGTGCGCTGCCGCGCCACGGTGGGCGAGGTCGGCAACGCCGAGCAGTCCAACATCAACTGGGGCAAGGCCGGCCGCATGCGGTGGAAGGGCAAGCGCCCGACCGTCCGCGGTGTCGTCATGAACCCCGTCGACCACCCGCACGGTGGTGGCGAGGGCAAGACCTCGGGTGGTCGTCACCCGGTGTCCCCCTGGGGCAAGCCCGAGGGTCGCACGCGCAAGCGCAAGGCGAGCGACTCCCAGATCATCCGCCGGCGCAAGTCCGGCAAGAACAAGCGCTGA
- the rplW gene encoding 50S ribosomal protein L23 has protein sequence MSTLHKDHRDILIAPVVSEKSYSLLDANKYTFLVHPEANKTEIKIAVEKIFNVKVTSVNTLNRPGKTRRTRTGLGKRKDTKRAIVSLAEGHRIDIFAGQA, from the coding sequence GTGAGCACCCTGCACAAGGACCACCGCGACATCCTGATCGCGCCGGTCGTGTCCGAGAAGAGCTACAGCCTCCTCGACGCCAACAAGTACACCTTCCTGGTGCACCCCGAGGCCAACAAGACCGAGATCAAGATCGCGGTCGAGAAGATCTTCAACGTCAAGGTCACCTCGGTGAACACGCTGAACCGCCCGGGCAAGACCCGCCGCACGCGGACCGGTCTCGGCAAGCGCAAGGACACCAAGCGCGCCATCGTCAGCCTCGCCGAGGGCCACCGCATCGACATCTTCGCCGGCCAGGCCTGA
- the rplD gene encoding 50S ribosomal protein L4: MASDNTAKVVTPELPAAIFDVEVNVPLIHQVVVAQQAAARQGTHSTKRRGEVRGGGRKPYKQKGTGRARQGSTRAPQFAGGGVVHGPHPRDYSQRTPKKMKAAALRGALSDRARNERIHVVESLVTGEAPSTKAALAALTGLSPRVRFLVVLERTDVVTWLSLRNAVEVHIVAVDQLNTYDVLAADDVVFTQGSYDAFVGAASSTSAVVTETEEDDK, from the coding sequence ATGGCTAGCGACAACACGGCCAAGGTCGTCACCCCCGAGCTGCCCGCCGCCATCTTCGACGTCGAGGTCAACGTCCCGTTGATCCACCAGGTCGTCGTCGCGCAGCAGGCCGCCGCTCGTCAGGGCACGCACTCGACCAAGCGTCGCGGCGAGGTCCGCGGCGGTGGCCGCAAGCCCTACAAGCAGAAGGGCACCGGCCGCGCCCGCCAGGGCTCGACCCGCGCGCCGCAGTTCGCCGGCGGTGGCGTCGTCCACGGTCCGCACCCGCGCGACTACAGCCAGCGCACCCCCAAGAAGATGAAGGCCGCCGCCCTGCGCGGGGCGCTCTCCGACCGGGCCCGCAACGAGCGGATCCACGTCGTCGAGTCCCTCGTCACCGGCGAGGCCCCCTCGACCAAGGCGGCCCTGGCCGCGCTCACCGGGCTCAGCCCGCGCGTGCGCTTCCTCGTCGTGCTCGAGCGCACCGACGTCGTCACCTGGCTCTCGCTGCGCAACGCGGTCGAGGTCCACATCGTCGCCGTCGACCAGCTCAACACCTACGACGTGCTCGCCGCCGACGACGTGGTCTTCACGCAGGGCTCCTACGACGCCTTCGTGGGCGCCGCGAGCTCGACGTCGGCCGTCGTGACCGAGACCGAGGAGGACGACAAGTGA
- the rplC gene encoding 50S ribosomal protein L3, with product MTFERNVKGLLGTKLGMTQLWDENNKVVPVTVIAANTNVVTQVRLPEPDGYNAIQVGYGEIEGRKITKPQAGHFDKAGTTPRRHVVEIRTADASAYTVGQELAADLFAAGDVIDVTGTSKGKGFAGVMKRHGFHGVSASHGAHRNHRKPGSIGACATPGRVFQGTRMAGHMGTETVTTQNITVHAVDVEKGLILVKGAVPGPKGGLIMLRSAAKKQEA from the coding sequence ATGACTTTTGAACGCAACGTCAAGGGACTGCTGGGCACCAAGCTCGGCATGACCCAGCTCTGGGACGAGAACAACAAGGTCGTCCCCGTGACCGTGATCGCGGCGAACACCAACGTCGTCACCCAGGTGCGCCTGCCCGAGCCGGACGGCTACAACGCCATCCAGGTCGGCTACGGCGAGATCGAGGGTCGCAAGATCACCAAGCCGCAGGCCGGGCACTTCGACAAGGCCGGCACCACGCCGCGCCGCCACGTCGTCGAGATCCGCACCGCCGACGCCTCCGCCTACACCGTGGGCCAGGAGCTGGCCGCCGACCTCTTCGCCGCGGGCGACGTCATCGACGTCACCGGCACCAGCAAGGGCAAGGGGTTCGCCGGTGTCATGAAGCGCCACGGCTTCCACGGCGTGAGCGCCTCGCACGGTGCCCACCGCAACCACCGCAAGCCGGGTTCCATCGGTGCCTGCGCGACCCCCGGTCGCGTCTTCCAGGGCACCCGGATGGCCGGTCACATGGGCACCGAGACGGTCACCACCCAGAACATCACCGTGCACGCGGTCGATGTCGAGAAGGGTCTGATCCTCGTCAAGGGCGCCGTCCCCGGCCCCAAGGGCGGACTGATCATGCTCCGCTCGGCCGCCAAGAAGCAGGAGGCCTGA
- the rpsJ gene encoding 30S ribosomal protein S10, with amino-acid sequence MAGQKIRIRLKAYDHEVIDTSARKIVDTVTRTGAKVAGPVPLPTEKNVYCVIRSPHKYKDSREHFEMRTHKRLIDIIDPTPKTVDSLMRLDLPAGVDIEIKL; translated from the coding sequence ATGGCGGGACAGAAGATCCGCATCAGGCTCAAGGCCTATGACCACGAGGTGATCGACACCTCGGCGCGCAAGATCGTGGACACCGTCACCCGAACGGGTGCGAAGGTCGCCGGCCCCGTGCCGCTGCCGACCGAGAAGAACGTGTACTGCGTCATCCGCTCGCCCCACAAGTACAAGGACTCGCGCGAGCACTTCGAGATGCGCACCCACAAGCGCCTGATCGACATCATCGACCCCACGCCGAAGACCGTTGACTCGCTGATGCGTCTCGACCTGCCGGCGGGCGTCGACATCGAGATCAAGCTCTGA
- a CDS encoding DUF4129 domain-containing protein, translating into MTWSTALADRAADPPLDPSADEARRLLQTELAKPDYYDDDLLQRLLDWIDRRISGAIDGASSVPPLTWFAITVLVVGLVGGVALLLSRARTTARRRPDRAGGVLTDEVATATELRARAERALAEGRHAEAVVDGFRALARRQVERGRLDDSPGITAHEVAAALALAFPDRRDRTTAGADLFDAVRYGERPATREHAVAVLDLDRELAGTR; encoded by the coding sequence GTGACCTGGTCCACCGCGCTCGCCGACCGCGCCGCCGACCCGCCCCTCGACCCGTCGGCCGACGAGGCCCGCCGGCTGCTCCAGACCGAGCTCGCCAAGCCCGACTACTACGACGACGACCTGCTCCAGCGGCTGCTCGACTGGATCGACCGCCGCATCAGCGGGGCCATCGACGGCGCCAGCAGCGTGCCGCCGCTGACCTGGTTCGCGATCACCGTGCTCGTCGTCGGCCTCGTCGGCGGGGTCGCGCTGCTGCTCTCGCGGGCCCGCACCACCGCCCGGCGCCGCCCCGACCGCGCGGGCGGCGTCCTCACCGACGAGGTCGCGACCGCCACCGAGCTGCGGGCGCGCGCCGAGCGGGCGCTCGCCGAGGGCCGCCACGCCGAGGCGGTCGTCGACGGCTTCCGCGCGCTCGCTCGGCGCCAGGTCGAGCGCGGGCGCCTCGACGACTCCCCCGGCATCACCGCCCACGAGGTCGCCGCCGCGCTGGCGCTCGCCTTCCCCGACCGCCGCGACCGCACCACCGCGGGCGCCGACCTGTTCGACGCCGTGAGGTACGGCGAGCGCCCGGCCACGCGCGAGCATGCCGTCGCCGTCCTCGACCTCGACCGCGAGCTGGCGGGCACGCGGTGA